The following proteins are encoded in a genomic region of Desulfurococcaceae archaeon:
- a CDS encoding metallophosphoesterase produces the protein MRLRIFFSADVHGSSHVWRKWIRVVEVYAINVLILSGDLTGKVLIPITKRAGGVYTARYFGRVWELRSEEEVKRFEERLEGAGAYYIRVDERELEDLKNNPDRVNKIFIEKMTERLRTWLDLLVEKVDTSKVATIVMPGNDDEPAIDDVIVEYSDRGVIYPVGKVVELEGVEMISCPYANPTPWNTPRELKEQELEKYLEKQISRVKATSRSIFNIHPPPYNTHLDLAPKLGKDLKPITIAGSVQYEHVGSKAVRKVIEKYQPIVGLHGHIHESSGVDKIGKTVVVNPGSEYSEGVLRGYIVEIENTRLINYWRVEG, from the coding sequence TTGCGACTCAGAATATTCTTTTCAGCCGATGTGCACGGATCATCACATGTATGGAGAAAATGGATCCGCGTAGTAGAAGTCTACGCTATTAACGTACTAATCTTGTCCGGCGACCTAACCGGCAAGGTTCTTATTCCAATAACTAAGAGGGCCGGTGGAGTTTACACGGCAAGGTATTTTGGGAGGGTTTGGGAGCTTAGAAGCGAGGAGGAAGTCAAAAGGTTCGAAGAAAGGCTTGAAGGTGCTGGAGCCTATTACATTAGGGTTGATGAAAGGGAATTAGAGGATCTGAAGAACAACCCTGATAGGGTAAATAAAATTTTTATTGAAAAAATGACCGAGAGGCTAAGAACATGGCTTGATTTGCTGGTCGAGAAGGTAGACACTAGTAAAGTGGCTACTATCGTAATGCCCGGAAACGACGATGAGCCCGCCATAGATGACGTGATCGTGGAATACAGCGACAGGGGCGTAATATACCCGGTCGGCAAGGTCGTGGAGCTGGAGGGCGTAGAGATGATCTCGTGCCCCTACGCGAACCCGACACCCTGGAACACTCCCAGAGAGCTGAAAGAACAGGAACTGGAGAAGTACCTCGAAAAGCAGATCTCGAGGGTCAAGGCAACCTCGAGGTCGATATTTAACATACACCCTCCACCGTATAACACCCACCTAGACCTAGCGCCGAAGCTCGGAAAGGACCTCAAGCCCATTACAATAGCCGGTAGCGTTCAATACGAACACGTAGGGAGTAAGGCCGTTAGGAAAGTCATCGAGAAATATCAGCCCATAGTGGGGCTACATGGACACATACACGAGTCATCCGGAGTGGATAAGATAGGTAAAACCGTAGTAGTGAACCCGGGTAGTGAGTACAGCGAGGGGGTTTTAAGGGGCTATATAGTGGAGATCGAGAACACCAGGTTAATCAATTACTGGAGAGTTGAAGGTTAA
- a CDS encoding APC family permease: MGEEVVFVRRASGLVRELGWYDVAIWALATPAASGMTYYAVKILGDPSAYGGNIALSFFIAGLMFLPPMIGFIMIAASFPRSSSLYVVASRTLHPVFGFLPFWYFIIGGGAALCSGFLLFIGIKAMSGPLAVAGLISGSKDLINMAEALINPTNQMIVAIVLVLVIWAINYTGMRVIKWVMRILTTIPLTVTLIGLIALLFVGPNGGLSRFDAVYGPGASGRVMEVAFKSPVAEAHGVSVLQPNDLLTGTYNMLLWTLWAWTGLEVLTFVGSEVKDPSKSYVKGYIAGFIAVMALYVANALILPWVYNYDFLAAYSYMKSEYEDVLRSVLGGKLTPDPSVPFYLSIAAGHPALAVIIGLAYFLWYVNTVIPIWVAGVRGFFSMAFDRALPEKLSEVSSRWAAPTWANHVVAVLAAFGAVMTLLENMGFAAATALISFMDFSCLMFVWPVGLALLLLPWWRPELFEKMVFPSKVAAAIIGALTFAVGWFFMIMTSYPDPLIVLVNILVGLIGLLIYTYQCARNRAKGIDPAKIYTQIPPA, from the coding sequence GTGGGCGAGGAGGTAGTATTTGTCCGAAGAGCCTCGGGCCTAGTTAGAGAGCTAGGCTGGTACGATGTAGCTATATGGGCTTTAGCGACGCCAGCTGCATCGGGTATGACATATTATGCCGTAAAGATTCTGGGTGACCCCTCAGCCTATGGAGGTAACATAGCGTTATCCTTCTTCATTGCGGGGTTGATGTTCCTCCCACCCATGATAGGCTTCATAATGATCGCGGCGTCTTTTCCAAGGTCCAGTAGCCTGTACGTCGTCGCTTCAAGAACCCTTCACCCAGTGTTTGGGTTCCTACCGTTCTGGTACTTCATAATAGGTGGAGGTGCAGCACTGTGTTCCGGTTTCCTACTATTCATTGGAATTAAAGCTATGAGTGGGCCCCTAGCCGTTGCAGGACTCATTTCCGGTAGTAAGGACCTTATCAACATGGCGGAAGCGTTAATAAACCCGACAAACCAGATGATCGTCGCGATCGTCCTCGTACTCGTGATCTGGGCAATCAACTACACCGGTATGAGGGTAATTAAGTGGGTTATGAGGATACTTACTACTATACCGTTAACGGTCACCCTGATAGGCCTTATAGCACTACTTTTCGTAGGCCCTAACGGCGGCCTTTCGAGGTTCGACGCCGTGTACGGTCCCGGCGCGTCGGGCAGGGTCATGGAGGTGGCTTTTAAGAGCCCTGTGGCAGAAGCCCATGGAGTATCAGTTCTGCAACCAAATGATCTGTTAACTGGAACCTACAACATGCTACTATGGACTCTATGGGCTTGGACGGGCTTAGAGGTGTTAACTTTCGTGGGCAGCGAGGTCAAGGATCCTTCCAAGAGCTACGTAAAGGGCTACATAGCCGGGTTTATAGCGGTGATGGCTCTCTACGTGGCTAATGCGTTAATACTGCCATGGGTTTACAACTATGATTTCCTGGCTGCCTACTCCTACATGAAGTCCGAGTACGAAGACGTTTTGAGAAGCGTTTTAGGCGGCAAGTTAACGCCGGATCCTTCAGTTCCATTCTATTTAAGCATAGCGGCTGGTCACCCCGCGCTAGCAGTAATCATCGGCTTAGCTTACTTCCTGTGGTATGTTAACACCGTCATACCTATATGGGTAGCCGGCGTTAGAGGATTCTTCTCAATGGCATTCGATAGAGCTTTACCTGAAAAGCTCTCCGAAGTCTCCTCGAGGTGGGCTGCTCCAACCTGGGCTAACCACGTAGTGGCCGTACTTGCGGCCTTTGGCGCTGTTATGACTCTGCTAGAAAACATGGGATTCGCCGCGGCTACTGCGTTAATATCATTCATGGACTTCAGCTGCTTAATGTTCGTCTGGCCGGTGGGCCTGGCGCTTCTACTACTACCGTGGTGGAGGCCAGAGCTGTTCGAGAAAATGGTGTTCCCGTCGAAAGTAGCGGCCGCTATTATAGGGGCCTTGACGTTCGCCGTGGGCTGGTTCTTCATGATCATGACGTCTTACCCAGACCCCTTAATAGTGCTCGTGAACATTCTCGTTGGCTTAATAGGCCTACTGATTTACACCTACCAGTGTGCTAGGAATAGGGCCAAGGGCATAGACCCGGCCAAAATATACACACAGATACCCCCGGCTTAG